Proteins encoded in a region of the Suncus etruscus isolate mSunEtr1 chromosome 1, mSunEtr1.pri.cur, whole genome shotgun sequence genome:
- the LOC126006245 gene encoding LOW QUALITY PROTEIN: RNA polymerase II elongation factor ELL2-like (The sequence of the model RefSeq protein was modified relative to this genomic sequence to represent the inferred CDS: inserted 1 base in 1 codon; deleted 1 base in 1 codon): protein MAAGGSAGLREEQRYGLSCGRPGRQDRVTVLHVKLTETALRALETYQRHKNLTPFRPSIQFQGLQGLVKIPKNDPSNEVHTFNFYLSNVGKDNPQGSFDCIQQTFSATVLLASSGASQLNCLGFIQDKITVCATNDSYQVTRERMTQAEEESRNRSTKVIKPGGPYVGKRVQIRKAPQAVSDAVPERKRSTPMNPANTIRKMHSSSSVSQRPYRDRVIHLLALKAYKKPELLARLQKDGVNQKDKNSLGAILQQVANLNPKDLSYTLKDYVFKELQRDWPGYSELDRRTLESTLSRKLNPSQNAASTSCSESPVCSSRDTASSPQKRSLDSDFIDPLMSKKARISHLTNRVPPTLNGHLNPTSEKLAAGLPPPPAAAAIPSPPPLPSTHLPVSNPPQTVNSNSNSPSTPEGRGTQDLPLDSFSQNGSIYEDQQDKYTSRTSLENLAPGSDLLKCPKPMEENHSSSHKKSKKKSKKHKEKDQMKKHDIETIEETEEDPEREEEIAKLSNASPDSSEGVKEDLTASTEPSSTIELPDYLIKYIAIVSYEQRQNYKNDFNAEYDEYRALHARMETVARRFIKLDAQRKXSPGSKEYQNVHEEVLQEYKKIKQSSPNYHEEKYRCEYLYNKLAHIKRLISEFDQQQAETRH from the exons ATGGCGGCGGGGGGGTCGGCCGGCCTGCGGGAGGAGCAGCGCTACGGGCTGTCGTGCGGGCGCCCGGGGCGGCAGGACCGCGTCACGGTGCTGCACGTCAAGCTCACCGAGACGGCGCTCCGGGCGCTCGAGACCTACCAGCGCCACAAGAATTTAACTCCTTTCCGACCTTCGATTCAGTTTCAAGGGCTCCAAGGGCTTGTCAAAATACCCAAAAATGACCCTTCCAATGAAGTGCATACCTTTAATTTCTACTTGTCAAATGTGGGTAAAGACAACCCTCAAGGCAGCTTCGACTGCATCCAGCAAACATTCTCT GCCACTGTCTTACTTGCCAGCTCTGGAGCATCTCAGCTCAATTGCCTGGGATTTATACAAGATAAAATTACAGTGTGTGCAACAAATGACTCATATCAGGTGACCCGAGAAAGAATGACCCAGGCAGAAGAGGAATCCCGCAACCGAAGCACAAAAGTTATCAAACCCGGTGGACCATATGTAGGGAAAAGAGTGCAGATTCGGAAGGCACCTCAAGCTGTTTCAGATGCAGTGCCAGAAAGGAAGAGGTCAACCCCCATGAACCCCGCAAACACGATTCGAAAGATGCACAGCAGCAGCAGTGTTTCCCAGAGGCCTTATAGGGACAGGGTGATCCACTTACTGGCACTGAAGGCCTACAAGAAACCGGAGTTACTGGCACGACTGCAGAAAGATGGTGTCAATCAAAAAGACAAGAACTCCCTAGGAGCAATTCTGCAACAGGTAGCCAATCTGAACCCTAAGGACCTCTCCTATACCTTAAAGGATTATGTGTTTAAAGAGCTTCAGAGAGATTGGCCAGGATACAGTGAATTAGACAGACGCACATTAGAGTCAACACTTTCTAGAAAACTAAATCCATCTCAGAATGCTGCCAGCACCAGCTGCTCAGAATCTCCTGTGTGTTCCAGTAGAGACACTGCATCTTCTCCTCAGAAACGGTCCCTAGATTCAGATTTCATTGACCCTTTGATGAGTAAGAAAGCTCGGATCTCTCACCTGACAAACAGAGTGCCACCAACGCTGAATGGCCACTTGAATCCCACCAGTGAGAAGTTGGCTGCGGGACTTCCGCCACCCCCTGCAGCTGCTGCTATTCCCAGccccccaccactgccttctaccCACCTGCCCGTCTCTAACCCTCCCCAGACTGTCAACTCCAACTCCAATTCCCCCAGCACTCCAGAAGGCCGGGGGACTCAAGACCTGCCACTTGACAGTTTTAGTCAAAACGGTAGTATCTATGAGGACCAGCAAGACAAATATACCTCTAGGACTTCTCTGGAAAACTTAGCCCCTGGTTCTGATCTCCTCAAGTGTCCAAAGCCTATGGAAGAAAATCATTCATCGTCTCACAAGAAGTCCAAAAAGAAGTCTAAAAAACACAAGGAAAAGGACCAAATGAAAaagcatgacattgagaccatcGAGGAAACAGAAGAGGACccggaaagagaagaggaaattgCCAAGCTCAGCAATGCCAGTCCAGACTCCAGTGAAGGAGTTAAAGAGGATCTTACTGCCTCCACAGAACCTTCTTCGACCATCGAACTCCCAGATTACTTGATAAAATATATCGCTATTGTCTCCTATGAGCAAAGGCAGAATTACAAGAACGACTTCAATGCAGAGTATGATGAATACCGGGCCTTGCATGCCAGGATGGAGACTGTAGCCAGGAGATTCATCAAACTGGACGCGCAGCGAA CTTCTCCAGGTTCGAAAGAGTATCAGAACGTTCACGAAGAAGTCTTACAAGAATATAAGAAGATTAAGCAGTCGAGTCCCAATTACCATGAAGAAAAATACAGATGCGAGTATCTTTATAACAAGCTGGCTCACATCAAAAGACTAAT